In Thermococcus sp. MV5, the following are encoded in one genomic region:
- a CDS encoding DUF424 domain-containing protein, which produces MKIYVKVYRVQGEVLVAACDEDLLGKTFKEGELKLEVKERFYKGELKDPEELGKFLEEATIANLTGKTCVKKAIELGYIDENRVLHIQGVPHAQMAKLL; this is translated from the coding sequence ATGAAAATCTACGTTAAAGTATACCGTGTCCAAGGGGAAGTTCTTGTTGCAGCTTGTGATGAAGACCTCCTAGGGAAGACTTTCAAAGAGGGAGAGCTAAAATTAGAGGTAAAAGAAAGGTTCTACAAAGGGGAACTTAAAGATCCAGAAGAACTTGGTAAGTTTCTAGAAGAGGCCACGATAGCAAATTTGACTGGAAAGACATGTGTGAAAAAAGCCATTGAACTTGGCTACATTGACGAAAATAGAGTTCTCCATATTCAAGGTGTTCCTCATGCCCAGATGGCAAAGCTCTTATGA